The DNA segment TCGCCAATGGATTTCTTGAAAAGGATGGACAGTAGGATCAACCAGTCTAAGCAGGCCGCTGTCAAAAAATGTCTAGAAGGAGAAAAAAGGTAGCAATAAGTGTAATTCCACATATTCTGTATTCTTAAGCATTATGGTTTAAGATGTATTTTAAGAGAAGACATGTTCATTCAAAAAAATGTTAAAACATCAGACGATCATGTGCTGTGATTAGTATTAAGCTTTTCCTTGCCAAATATCAGTGACTTTATTGGACTGTTTTTTTATTCACAGATTTGCCTCTCTGGAAGCAGCTTGTGCCAGCAGAGCACCAGATCGCAGACTCACAAGGTCCCGGAGTGCAACTTCAGCTTCCAGAATACACCAACAAGCAGTACTTGGGGCTGTGCCCCTAACTATCACCAGATGCTCTAAGAAACTAAGAGACCGGGAGGACGAGATCTTTGAGTTGTGATGCCATTTCTCCTCTCCAACTATGGGACTGATAAAGCTAATACATAGGCTAGTCAATGGGATTGACCTCCAAGATAATCTGGCCTGACGGATTTAGAGGAGTTGTTATTTCCTGCAGAAGAATCACCTCTTGTTCAATGGGCTCCTTACTTGAATGTGTGTCCATGTtttgttggggttagggttagctgctgTGCTAAACTGGAATGTACTCCTCACCAGTTAGGGCTGCACAAGTTGTAACTGTGGTGATAATTTGTGAGTCACGATTTTGGTATTTGAGGATTAAATGAATCTTGGTATGAAGTCTGGAAGCTCAACAACGGTTTTGTGTTGTACTAAAACATTGTCTGAGCAATCATTTAGATGGAATGCAAGGTGTTGGTTCCTAACTCAAATTATGTAATCAGCTCATGACTTGAGTTTAAGTCCCTAAGTGTGTCTGATTATTAGGTCAATTCAGCTTGCAGGCTAAACAGAGCCTTTCTTGTGACAGGTTAGTTTTTTTAAAAGTTGGTGACATAGATACATGGTAGTGATACTTATCCAAATGATGTTGTCCTGATAACCAATCGAGACTACAAAGGGATTACAAAAACTAGTGGAAGGTTTAATGTGAGGTTGCAGTATATTGACTTTGTTACTCATGTGAGGAGCAAATACATTCAATTTCTGCAGTTCAGATGTTCCAGCATTATTGCACACTACCACCCATCTTAATAAAGTTTTTCTGAAGAAAAAATATTCATAAAATCTACAAAAAGACAGTAAATAACCAAGATTTATTGTTTAAATTGCATTGGTTTTAATGTTACAAAAGAAGCGATTTGGAGATTCATATAAAAAATCGCTATTTTTAGTTCTTCCTGAGCTGTAACATTAATTACTGATTGTACCCCACATTATTTTGAAATAGATGTGCAAAAAAGTAACTGCATTTTTCTTAAGCATTACCTTTTTTAACCACCAGATGGCAATGCAGGATCTTGGTATCAATTTGTGATTGGGACTTCAATGAAAAGCATTGGTTTATATTCGGGTACCTTTTTTTTCCAATGCATCCAACAAATTAAAATGTACAGATGGTAATTCCATTTTTAAAATAGTGATTTTATCCCATTCAAGCATATTCCAGAAACTGGAAGACCTTTTGACCTTTGTGTTTACCATAAAAAAAACAGTAGACCAGCGGTCTTTAACCCTTTTCCTGGAGAGCTATCTGCCTGTTGGTTTTGGATCCAACCACACTTATTTGACCTGATTCAACACTAGTTACCCAATCAACCAGCTAATTATTggaatcaggtgtgctagattCGTGTTGGAGCAAAAACCTACATGCAGGCAGCTCACCAGAAACAGGTTTGGAGACTCCTGTGTTAGACGTACCATTTAAAAATGGAAATATTATCAGTTACTAGCAACAAATATTAAGGTCCAGTTGTGGCCATGTCTTTTTCCCATTTGTTCAAAGTCTTTTTTTTGGAATGATAACACATCAGCGTCTGCTTCATGTAACACCAGTTCCAACTGTAACAGTCTTCAGTGATGTCACATCCTATCTGATCAGTCAGCCCAATGAGTTCTAAGCCAGACGTTTTTGAACACATCGATCAGTGTCTCACACAGGCCATTGCATGTGACTCATATTGTTCCCTCCTCTACCAGTTTGTTGAGTCCATTGCAGATCTTGATAAGGTTTGGCCGGAAGGGGCCATCTGGGTCATACAGCTTGGTCAGGAGCTCAGGGTCAGCGTAATGGTTGAACACATGATTGATGCGGCCATGAGATTTGGCTGTGAGGTGAGTGTTGACCAGCTTCAACAGCAGGTCCCTGCATCCTGTCAAGATCTCCGACATCACAGTCTTGTCAAAGGTGAACTCCACCTACACCACAGGAAGTGATAGTCATGTAATTACCATGGTAGTTCAGCGTTATTACAATATGCCCGTCTTTTCAAATAATAGCATTACTATCATCAAATTTATTGCTCCTCTTAAATGTTACCTTTTGTCATTGGTTATCTAAATACTGAACTACAAATGCTAAACATGAAAcaaaaactttttttgctgTTACCTCATGGAAGCTAATGGCTGTCATGGCTCCTTGGTGCAGTTTCTTCTTGAAGTCCTGAGCCAAACCTAGTTCCCCTGCATTGAAGCGGTTGTGTCTGAACAGCACACCAATCTTCACTGCAATCTTGATCATATCTTTTATTACCTTCTGGGCCTCTGTACGATTGCCAGTATACTCTTTAGACACACGGTAGAGCTCATCCATGATCTCACTGCTGTTGTCGTCAATAAACATGTTGACCATGGACTTGTTGGCCATGTGGCTGAGGATCTTCTTCTGGGCCTGCATGGCCATGTCTTTGGAGCTAAAGGACTCCATGGTCACCTGAGGAGAAAGCAGGATAGAGTTGAACaaaaatgttttttcttttaaattccGTGCCTCGTCAAAAACATCTGGAACAGCCATACTGCTTTATGCACTTATCCAccatttttttgttttagatGTTTGGGTTTAGGGTTGTTTTAAGCCCTTTAAGTACCCTTCAGCTCAGACAACTATTTTGGTTTTTCATATTAGTACAACAGACGTAAACAGCTAAAACCCACGGGAAGCACCTAGACCTGTACCCTAAGGAGACTGCACTCCCCATGCCTACCACTCTCCAGGGGAGAAATATGGAAAACCAACCCATGGGAAGTCATCAGTGATCATTGTATCTTTTTCATGCAAACATGTACAGCTGTTATACCACACAGTCTGACAGGATTAGGGTCATTCTAGGTGGAAGCTTGACTTGGATTTGCCTAAAAAAGATTTATCCTAACCCATTTGAGAAAATAGTTGTCTGGTTAACAATGCAATCGGGCTGTACTTACAAGGCTGCTTTACTTCAGTGGCATTCATGTAGTCAGTTGGAGATTTAAGTTATCAAGAATATTATCAATGGAggtaaatacaaaataatagtCCCATAGTTTATTGAGGTAGGATGTGTCAAATTGAGAAAATATGAATTAGGGTTAGTCCACTCCATTCCACATCATATAAACATTGTCAAGAGCTAACTACTAAACAACTAATTGACTCGTTGTCACCGCCCTATGTAAAGTTCTTCAATGTTGAAACCCCACTCAGGCCTGTGTGGACAAGTATGTGAGGCAGACAAGGCAGCATAGCTACAGCAGGTCCCTACCTGCAGTGCAGGTTGCATCAACACAGTGGTAACAGAGAATGTTAGAGGCCAGGACAAAGTCGCTTTTTGCTATAGAAGTTTTGGAATGCACTCTCATGCAAATGAACACCTCCTCTTTCCTTTGAGACATCCTTTACAGAACATGGGCAACAGCATTTAACTCAATTTAAGTGTCATTTGGGTGTACACAACATGTGTTTTATCTACTTTTTAAACAGCTGCAGGTGTATTTCTGTATTTGGTTTAAAAGCGATAATCTAGACTTTTGACTGAAAGTATGCACACACTCATAGCACTTAAAACAAATTGCCAGGTGTTGAGCAATGTGATCCATATATTTAATGTGCTTAATAGATAATAACTGTAGCACTGCATTGCTTGCATACACCCAGTGTCAGTTACAACATCCATGTTATTCAAACACTAATCTTGCATAAGACATCCCATTACGCCTTTTAATACATGCATATTCATTAATTCTGAACCAGTGTCATGTTTCTAATGGTGTGCTTCAATACAAAGCTTCATCTCTGTGGGGAATTAGTGAACATTCATTAGATTCATTTCCCTCAACTGTGATAATGGAAGTGGAGCAGCGTGATAGTTATTTCAAAATAGCTCTAAATCTCATTTCTATGCTCCAAAAGCCTACTGTGAATTGATGAGAGATGTGTGCCCTCATCAGGAAATACATTCACTCCAGAAATATGGAGGCAGAGCTGGAAACTGGAAgctggtgtggttgtgtttaaacTCTCTGCATGAGAGTCACTTGTTCGAAATACTATTATCACATTAAGCCTTTTTACTAATGGAAATGGCAACCACTTAAGGGAATAGGAATATGGTTAATGTATGTTTTTAAGAGTTTATGTACAGCTATAATAATCTGGTGCAGAAACTCTTTTGGAAGAGTTCAGACCTGTTATACTGCTATCTTCATAATAATTGTTTCACAACTGAAGATAGTCCCTTTGACAGATACTCCGATCGAGAGTGATGATTGGTGGATTAagtacaagcaggcaggcattaaatataaatatttagCATTCTAGCATTCCACAGACAACGGCAGCATGTAGCCAggggctgggtgtgtttgtatctatttgtgtgtatgtactgtatgtatgtatttatggaTGTATACAtggatgtatgtctgtgtgtataggtAAAGCCAGTGGTGACTCCCTTAGATTGGCCTGCTCACATGGGTAACACTGTTATTAAGAGGCACCAGGTCCTTGCTTGTACATGCTCCTTAAACATTAGCCCCAAGAGGCTTACGTGTGTCACCGGTTGTCTGGACTTGGGGGCACTGACACCCGAGTACATTATTCCATCCTCACTCTTATTCACCATTGAGAATAATGAAAATGTAATACATAGAATGTGTAACCCTTTTAACACTTGGTAGAGTAAATCATGGAAACAGTCTATGTTCTTTGCGACATCTTGCAGTTCTCTCTGTCAGAGAAGTAAACAAACGTGTTCCCGAAGTATATAATTGTGAACATTTATGCCATGTGGGCCTCATCAATGGTTTCCCATAGTAGATCAGAAAGGGATGTGTAGCACTTTGGTCACTCACAAAGGAGCTACACTGAGACTGTTGATAAATGTTTACTGGCTTCCTAAGATATCCTAGTTAGTGCATGTGCCAGTGCATCATCAGTTTACTGATAAACTCATCAATTGATTATGGTTTTAAGTGTTTTAAACCTCTACTTTATAGTACTGTGTAGTAGTACCGTAGTAACAATTACATTTCTAATAGGGTGTTCAAGACTCACAGACTTTTGTTGTTTCACAAGGGAAACGAAACTGACAGCAGTTGGGTTTGCATTGAGGAGTCATCACTGGCTCACAACTTGTTTT comes from the Osmerus eperlanus chromosome 7, fOsmEpe2.1, whole genome shotgun sequence genome and includes:
- the tnfaip8l2b gene encoding tumor necrosis factor, alpha-induced protein 8-like protein 2 B, yielding MESFSSKDMAMQAQKKILSHMANKSMVNMFIDDNSSEIMDELYRVSKEYTGNRTEAQKVIKDMIKIAVKIGVLFRHNRFNAGELGLAQDFKKKLHQGAMTAISFHEVEFTFDKTVMSEILTGCRDLLLKLVNTHLTAKSHGRINHVFNHYADPELLTKLYDPDGPFRPNLIKICNGLNKLVEEGTI